A DNA window from Chiloscyllium plagiosum isolate BGI_BamShark_2017 chromosome 9, ASM401019v2, whole genome shotgun sequence contains the following coding sequences:
- the nme6 gene encoding nucleoside diphosphate kinase 6: MFNLLRVVKMQAPIGHARPLLQLTLALIKPDAIAHPLILQAIHQKILDNNFIILMHKYLKWGQEESQAFYAEHSGRFFYQRVVEFMTSGPMRAYVLAREDAIQRWRYVMGPTKVFRARYSAPESIRGTYGLTDTRNTTHGSDSPESAAKEISFFFPEFKQQQWIDKEEISYRQGLYFYHSEKQLHLLRTYQQQPMQTQESSPQAAFEGTDCTLDSRAQIERVVTTGQL; encoded by the exons ATGTTCAACCTTCTCAGAGTTGTGAAAATGCAGGCGCCTATTGGACACGCTCGGCCTTTACTCCAGCTCACACTGGCTCTGATAAAACCTGATGCCATAGCTCACCCCTTAATCCTGCAG GCTATCCATCAGAAGATATTGGACAACAACTTTATCATCCTGATGCACAAGTATTTAAAATGGGGTCAGGAGGAATCTCAGGCATTTTATGCAGAGCATTCAG GTCGATTTTTCTATCAGCGCGTGGTGGAGTTCATGACAAG TGGTCCAATGAGAGCGTACGTGCTGGCTCGTGAGGATGCCATCCAGCGTTGGCGCTATGTGATGGGCCCAACTAAGGTGTTCCGAGCACGCTACTCTGCTCCGGAATCGATCCGTGGCACCTATGGGCTGACAGACACCAGAAACACCACACATGGCTCAG ACTCCCCAGAATCAGCAGCAAAGGagatttcctttttctttcctgaGTTTAAGCAGCAGCAGTGGATCGACAAGGAGGAGATATCTTATCGCCAAGGACTATACTTTTACCATTCTGAGAAACAACTACACCTGCTCAGGACATACCAGCAGCAACCAATGCAGACTCAAGAGAGCTCACCACAGGCTGCCTTCGAGGGCACTGACTGTACACTGGACTCGAGGGCACAGATCGAGAGGGTAGTGACCACAGGCCAATTGTGA